A genomic region of Papaver somniferum cultivar HN1 chromosome 7, ASM357369v1, whole genome shotgun sequence contains the following coding sequences:
- the LOC113296445 gene encoding uncharacterized protein LOC113296445: protein MFTEKPQTLKEMRKMQEHFIALEEIQEESRDKGVQEASAAPKSTSDDVQRRPEKRPSPPTRGNGKKEWVAKGKRPRHEARIYTPLNAPLEEIFKEVEKSNDIIYPASRGIQFEETKDHPEYCHYHQYRGHSTNNCQEVKYIVQHLIRDGYLRKFVRHPAQATAAPDAPVHQVRIDRSTQFVNTISHSATQEYNLNPGIMSRIHKRDHNGKEIFSVAKTLPMEPWMVQPIIFSAQDVPMNGQAHSDPLVITLLIEEWGVIRILVYNGSSVEVLFYDTSKRMELSDDILVPSTYRIYGFNGTVTIPKGEVTLRVSDGGGYLDTLTTFCVVDVASPYEAIIGRPWIAVIKGVASAYHQRLRFPTYKGISEVVGDSQASRQCMQVDAQINEERRARQRREKNKAKEDKAAEDLEKVISQAVMAYETQGSEPS from the coding sequence ATGTTTACTGAAAAACCACAGAcattgaaagaaatgaggaaaatgcaagagCATTTCATCGCCCTAGAAGAAATTCAGGAGGAATCAAGGGATAAGGGAGTGCAAGAGGCTAGCGCAGCACCCAAGTCGACATCGGACGACGTTCAAAGACGGCCCGAGAAGAGACCGAGCCCACCTACACGaggaaatggaaagaaggaatGGGTAGCCAAAGGAAAGAGGCCGAGGCACGAGGCGAGAATATACACTCCTTTGAAtgctccactagaagaaatcttcaaagaggtcGAAAAAAGTAATGACATCATATACCCAGCATCAAGAGGGATACAGTTCGAGGAGACCAAGGATCACCCGGAGTATTGCCATTATCATCAGTATCGAGGCCACTCTACAAATAACTGCCAAGAAGTAAAATACATCGTGCAACACCTTATTCGAGATGGTTACCTGAGAAAATTCGTCCGACACCCAGCCCAAGCAACCGCTGCGCCCGATGCACCTGTCCATCAGGTCCGAATCGACAGATCCACTCAGTTTGTCAACACGATTTCGCATTCAGCCACTCAAGAGTACAATCTGAACCCTGGGATCATGTCTAGAATCCACAAAAGGGACCATAACGGAAAAGAAATCTTCAGTGTAGCAAAGACTTTGCCGATGGAACCTTGGATGGTGCAACCTATCATTTTCTCGGCTCAGGATGTCCCAATGAACGGCCAGGCTCACAGTGATCCCTTAGTCATCACTCTACTGATTGAGGAATGGGGGGTAATAAGGATACTGGTATATAATGGGAGCTCAGTCGAAGTACTCTTCTATGATACGTCCAAGAGGATGGAGCTATCAGATGATATACTTGTCCCATCAACATATCGTATCTACGGCTTTAATGGGACCGTAACCATCCCAAAGGGCGAAGTAACCCTAAGGGTATCGGACGGAGGTGGTTACCTAGACACATTGACTACATTCTGTGTGGTCGATGTCGCCTCGCCCTATGAAGCTATTATCGGGAGACCGTGGATTGCTGTAATCAAAGGAGTGGCCTCAGCCTATCATCAAAGACTGCGATTTCCAACGTACAAGGGAATATCCGAGGTCGTAGGCGATTCACAGGCATCCCGACAGTGCATGCAGGTCGATGCCCAAATAAATGAGGAGCGGCGAGCACGACAAAGGAGAGAGAAGAACAAGGCTAAAGAAGACAAAGCGGCAGAGGACTTGGAAAAAGTTATTTCGCAGGCGGTCATGGCATACGAAACACAAGGAAGCGAACCTTCATAG